The nucleotide sequence GGAGCGCGCTGGAGAGTGACGGGTCGGGCCCGCATAACATCGGGTGGGGCCGGTGGTATAGCTTGAAGGAGCTGGAGAtcgcgacacgtggattttctCCAGAGAACGTGATTGGAGAAGGCGGATACGCCATCGTTTACCGGGGCGCGTTGCAGGACGGCTCCGTCGTGGCCGTCAAGAACCTTCTGAACAACAAGTACGTGaattttattacttttaatttaaatttcgtGGAAAGGAGGTGAGTTTTAATAATGGCGTGAATTCGAATTTTGTCAATGCTTAATTTAACGTCTAATTTAATAAatctttgacaaaaaatttgaaattttcattttatttatttcatggAATTATTTTCTGtgcaaaaaattgaataaataggGGATTAGTTTAGGAAAATGATACACGTATTTGGTTATTTTTGTGTATTAGGATTTTAGATCCAATCCAAGTTGCGCTGTGAACTCAATAATGTTTTTAGTGGTCAACGGttaatactatttttttttataatgtatatttttcttatatattttaatttcaattctcTAAGCTCAAGTGGCATTAAGGTGCGGTGGTGGTGGATTATAACTTACGTGCAGTAGTACGCGTACACCTTGTTATATGTAAGTTTCGTGTtggtcaacaacaacaacaacaacaacaaagccttttcccactaagtggggtcggccgTGTTgctcttcaaaaaaaaaaaaaaaaaaagaaaaataaaaaagagttaTGTGATGATATTTAGGCTAATTGCGCTCTAACATGCattttaaacatttttatataaaaacgtATAATTGATTTGAACTATCGTCATATTCTGTTAACtaaatttgttaaaaataataaatgaaaacctttttatttatttatttatttatttttacttttctttttcctattATGTGTGGGTTCTGGGTgtacataatattttatttttaattattctccaacattattttggtagaatatACTTTTTGAACTGGTGATTAGTAGACTGATGAGTCTGAGTGACCTGGTTATCGTCtgattaaaaaggaaaagagaccCCCTTTCCCCTTGTTCCGCTTTACTGTACACGGAATTAtggaaaaatggaaaagaaaatggctaCTTTCTGCTTTTTATCAATCTtattgttcctttttttttttttattacttttttttttaatacttctATTCCAATGCAAATTATGACTTCTTCCTTTTGCTTTCTAGACGTTCAGTGTCTCATTGCTATGTCTGACCTTGAAGGAATTTGCTTTCACTTTTCACTTCGTTTTCACCTTTGATTGACCAAACATTACTTTTGTCAGCAATATACGTGAGTTAGGCCAGTTTGTTAAGAGTTTGCACTCTTGCATCCAAGTTTGAATCTCCCTTGTCATATATTAGAATAGATCAGAATATCGcttgtcaaagaaaaaaaaattatgttgagATGTTAATAATGTATATACTAAAGAAAGCTAATAGGAGCAAGAGCAAAAACAGTGCCTTGATCCTTATATGCTGTCGGATGTTTCAAGTATTTATTGCCTGTATATAGAGTGAAGTTGCTTGTTCTCCATGATTCAAGGGACGTGCTTTTAATGTCTAGTAGGGCGTTGTAATTTTCAGAACAATGTGCTAATTCTTTGCCATGAATGCAAATCTTAGTCTGCTGATATGGATCCCGCATTCGTCGTATATTTTCATCAACTCGAAACTCATTGCTGCTTGTCATCTGATGCATAGGGGTCAGGCAGAGAACGAGTTTAAGGTGGAAGTGGAAGCCATTGGGAAAGTAAAGCATAAGAATTTGGTGGGTCTAATTGGTTATTGTGCAGAAGGTGCTCAAAGGTAAAACTCCATTTTTGTATCCCTTAGGTAAACTGAGATGAACCTCTTTTTGCGTCTAACATGTCCGTGGGGACTTCTATTGATCTGACAGGATGCTTGTGTATGAATACATTGACAATGGCAACTTGGAGCAATGGTTGCATGGCGATGTTGGGCCTGTCAGCCCTCTGACCTGGGATATTCGTATGAAAATCGCCATCGGGATAGCAAAAGGGTGAGATAATTTTGTTACTTCTTGTTCATTTCActtgtttttcctttctttctattcaaaagtgaatttaaCATGAGGGTTAAGTAACTTAGCAGTTGTACAACGAAAAATATGTGTAAAAGATTTTGCTGTGTTTGTCCTTCTCATGATTTCATAGTATTGCTATGAAAATACTTTTCATCCTTCCGCTTTAGATAAACTTATGTTTCTTGTTTCTCTGGCAGGCTGGCCTATTTGCATGAAGGGTTAGAACCCAAGGTGGTGCACCGTGATATAAAATCCAGCAACATTCTTCTGGATAGAAAGTGGAACCCGAAAGTATCAGATTTTGGTCTAGCCAAGCTCTTAGGATCTGAGGCCAGCTATGTGACTACACGCGTTATGGGGACATTCGGGTTAGTTTATTCTCAAATCCTAATGATAACTTCCATGATGCATTGTCGAGGCTGTGTGTAACTGTGTGATTCTTTATTATAATTTTCTGTAGATATGTAGCTCCAGAATATGCAAGCACAGGCATGCTTAACGAGGGAAGTGACATATATAGTTTCGGAGTTCTACTCATGGAGATAATTACAGGAAGAAGCCCAATTGACTATTCCAGACCAGCCGGAGAGGTAAAACTaaattctcctcttcttcggtTCTTCCTATAGAAGCATTGCATCAATATCATAACTGTTTACAGTTTCTGTATATCAGATGAACCTGGTTGATTGGTTTAAAGGAATGATCCAAAGTCACCGT is from Malus sylvestris chromosome 5, drMalSylv7.2, whole genome shotgun sequence and encodes:
- the LOC126623544 gene encoding probable receptor-like serine/threonine-protein kinase At4g34500; the protein is MAVPRETTETSNNSLSHKLTAKTPLFNLKLYAVIAILVVCLLSAALLIFLCLCKTRVSRKRKMRVKHSSGSIPLVSKEIAEIKDPSPRAADNCERKMGNENFKEAPQKVAGIIDIERGKVNRSALESDGSGPHNIGWGRWYSLKELEIATRGFSPENVIGEGGYAIVYRGALQDGSVVAVKNLLNNKGQAENEFKVEVEAIGKVKHKNLVGLIGYCAEGAQRMLVYEYIDNGNLEQWLHGDVGPVSPLTWDIRMKIAIGIAKGLAYLHEGLEPKVVHRDIKSSNILLDRKWNPKVSDFGLAKLLGSEASYVTTRVMGTFGYVAPEYASTGMLNEGSDIYSFGVLLMEIITGRSPIDYSRPAGEMNLVDWFKGMIQSHRGEDVVDPLIAVQPPPRAMKRALLVCLRCIDLDVHKRPKMGQIVHMLEADDFPFRSENRSPR